The following are encoded in a window of Pseudalgibacter alginicilyticus genomic DNA:
- a CDS encoding class I SAM-dependent methyltransferase, with the protein MQKDQFVNVKLSIENLDRYSIRTSILNALKEALPLFSNNVLDIGCGKMPYKKYILENSKIKNYVGLDIENALEYDKDVKPDFTWDGKKMPFENNSFDCAFATEVMEHCPEPELVLKEVLRVLKPNGVFFFTVPFLWNLHEVPHDEYRYTPFSLQRHLENSGFKDLKIKATGGWHASMAQMLGLWVKRSPMTNKKRKYLSMILKPVIVYLLKMDKNTIVEFKSGQMITGLYGIAKK; encoded by the coding sequence ATGCAGAAAGATCAATTTGTTAACGTAAAATTATCAATAGAAAATTTAGACAGATATTCTATAAGAACATCCATTCTTAATGCTTTAAAGGAAGCTTTGCCTTTATTTTCTAATAACGTTTTAGATATAGGCTGTGGCAAAATGCCCTATAAAAAGTATATTTTAGAAAATTCAAAAATTAAAAACTATGTTGGTTTAGACATTGAAAATGCTTTGGAATATGACAAGGATGTAAAACCAGATTTTACATGGGATGGAAAAAAAATGCCTTTTGAAAACAATAGCTTTGATTGTGCCTTTGCAACCGAAGTTATGGAGCATTGTCCAGAGCCAGAACTCGTTTTAAAAGAAGTGTTGAGGGTTTTAAAGCCAAATGGGGTATTCTTTTTTACAGTGCCATTTTTATGGAACTTGCATGAAGTACCTCATGATGAATATCGATATACACCATTTTCTTTACAACGGCATTTGGAAAATTCTGGATTTAAAGACTTAAAAATAAAAGCTACTGGAGGCTGGCATGCTTCAATGGCACAAATGTTAGGGTTGTGGGTAAAAAGAAGCCCGATGACTAACAAAAAAAGAAAATACTTATCAATGATTTTAAAACCAGTTATAGTTTATTTATTAAAAATGGATAAAAATACTATTGTAGAATTTAAAAGCGGACAGATGATAACTGGGTTATACGGAATAGCTAAAAAATGA
- a CDS encoding glycosyltransferase: MKIALFTNKPYDKCETFIKAQIDKLPFDIQHYWGHNIPFNLTISNALFFKILKKARIVKQDHFKELCNDLSTKKVQVVLAQYGMIGAKLLPVCKKLSLPLVVHFHGHDAVRKTVLEAYKNSYQDMFNYEKVLIISVSNEMTRRLIKIGCPEEKIVYNPYGPNPSFQKLDLKYSKPQFIGIGRFVEKKAPHLTILAFNNVLKIHPEALLVLAGDGVLLDSCKDLVEALHIKNNVLFPDRITPQEFQQYIVESLAFVQHSIEAQDGDMEGTPVAILEASGAGLPIISTNHAGISDVIIDNETGLLCNEKDIQQMSKNMIWVLENKKQAIQMGNKGKLRVFVSFSMARYLSDLSNVIISSSK, translated from the coding sequence ATGAAAATAGCCCTTTTTACAAACAAACCTTATGATAAATGCGAGACATTTATAAAAGCCCAAATAGACAAGCTACCATTTGACATACAGCATTATTGGGGGCATAATATTCCTTTTAATCTAACAATTTCAAATGCTTTATTTTTTAAGATTCTAAAAAAAGCACGAATTGTAAAACAAGATCACTTTAAAGAGTTGTGTAATGATTTGAGTACAAAAAAGGTCCAAGTTGTCTTAGCGCAGTACGGAATGATTGGCGCAAAATTACTTCCTGTATGCAAAAAACTTTCTTTGCCACTCGTGGTTCATTTTCATGGACATGATGCCGTTAGAAAAACTGTTTTAGAAGCCTATAAGAATTCATATCAAGACATGTTTAATTATGAAAAAGTTCTGATTATTTCGGTAAGTAATGAAATGACAAGGCGATTAATTAAAATTGGATGCCCTGAAGAAAAAATAGTTTATAATCCGTATGGTCCTAATCCTAGTTTTCAAAAATTAGACTTAAAGTATTCAAAACCTCAGTTTATTGGTATTGGACGGTTTGTTGAAAAAAAAGCACCTCATTTAACTATTTTAGCCTTCAATAATGTTTTAAAAATACATCCTGAAGCACTATTGGTTTTAGCTGGTGATGGTGTGCTTTTGGATAGTTGTAAAGATTTAGTTGAAGCCTTGCATATTAAAAATAATGTTCTGTTTCCAGACAGAATTACACCTCAAGAATTTCAACAATATATTGTAGAATCTTTGGCATTTGTTCAACATTCTATTGAGGCTCAAGATGGCGATATGGAGGGAACACCTGTAGCAATCCTAGAAGCTAGTGGAGCAGGCTTGCCTATAATTAGTACCAATCATGCAGGTATTTCAGATGTTATTATAGATAATGAAACAGGCTTGTTATGTAATGAAAAAGATATACAACAAATGTCTAAAAATATGATTTGGGTTTTAGAAAATAAAAAACAAGCTATCCAAATGGGAAACAAAGGAAAATTAAGAGTGTTTGTGTCGTTTAGTATGGCGAGGTACCTCTCTGATCTATCTAATGTCATAATTTCTTCTTCAAAATAG